One stretch of Segatella copri DNA includes these proteins:
- a CDS encoding BT_3928 family protein: MMKNKATHILTKIAVNIGRLLMAITFIFSGFVKGIDPLGTQYKITDYLEALHIDWMFPSWSTLVMSVLLATAEFAIGIFLLFAIRRRLMSKITLAVMSVMTLITLWIVIADPVKDCGCFGDAVVLTNMETFIKNIILLIFAVLLWRKPLEMQRLISRQTQWVVINYTFLFSIVMSIWSLWYLPQFDFRPYHIGVNIAKGMEIPKGAKQPKFDTTFILEKNGERKEFTIDNYPDSTWTFIDSKTVQTEEGYVPPIHDFSIADAKTGEDITQEVIHDKGYTFLLVSPHLEFADDSNFGNIDEIYEYANDHDYRFLCLTASTEKAIKHWQDITGAEYPFYVTDETTLKTVIRSNPGLLLLKNGTIIQKWSHNDLPDMAEIGDKPLEKTEIGKMPEVSAAKKIAGIISWFIIPLVLLTIADRLWAWGAWIRKKENSNRILSTFKKKRKMRKKIVAGNWKMNMNLQDGVALAKEINEALVADKPNCDVVICTPFIHLASVAQVLDSEIVGLGAENCADKAKGAFTGEVSAEMVKSTGAQYVILGHSERRQYYGETAEILKEKVELALANGLKVIFCCGETLEEREAEKQNEVVKAELEGSVFHLSADAWKNIILAYEPIWAIGTGKTATSDQAEEMLAYIRSIVAEKYGNEAAEETSILYGGSCKASNAPELFAKPNIDGGLIGGASLKAADFKGIIDAWKK, encoded by the coding sequence ATGATGAAGAATAAGGCAACTCACATATTAACAAAGATAGCGGTCAATATCGGGCGACTGCTGATGGCAATAACCTTCATTTTCTCAGGATTTGTGAAGGGAATTGACCCATTAGGCACGCAATACAAGATAACCGACTATCTGGAGGCGCTGCACATCGACTGGATGTTCCCTTCATGGAGCACCCTGGTGATGTCGGTATTACTAGCCACTGCAGAGTTTGCCATCGGTATCTTCCTCCTCTTCGCCATCCGACGGAGACTGATGAGCAAGATCACCCTTGCCGTGATGAGCGTGATGACGCTGATTACCCTGTGGATCGTTATCGCAGACCCAGTAAAGGATTGCGGATGCTTCGGTGATGCCGTAGTGCTCACCAATATGGAGACATTCATCAAGAACATCATCCTCCTGATATTCGCCGTCCTGCTTTGGAGAAAGCCGCTGGAGATGCAGAGACTCATCTCGAGACAGACCCAGTGGGTGGTGATCAACTACACCTTCCTCTTCTCCATCGTGATGAGTATCTGGAGTCTGTGGTATCTTCCGCAATTCGACTTCCGTCCTTATCATATAGGTGTCAACATCGCCAAGGGCATGGAGATACCGAAAGGAGCCAAGCAACCCAAGTTTGATACCACCTTCATCCTGGAGAAGAACGGAGAGCGGAAGGAGTTTACGATAGACAACTATCCCGACTCTACCTGGACCTTCATCGACAGCAAGACGGTTCAGACCGAAGAAGGTTACGTACCTCCAATCCACGACTTCAGCATAGCTGATGCCAAGACGGGAGAAGACATTACCCAGGAAGTGATTCACGATAAAGGCTATACCTTCCTCCTGGTTTCGCCACATCTTGAATTTGCCGATGACAGCAACTTCGGCAATATCGATGAGATTTACGAATATGCCAATGACCATGACTACCGTTTTCTCTGCCTCACGGCAAGTACGGAGAAAGCCATCAAGCACTGGCAGGACATAACAGGAGCGGAATATCCCTTCTATGTCACAGACGAGACTACGCTGAAAACGGTAATCCGCAGCAACCCAGGTCTTCTTCTGCTGAAGAACGGAACCATCATCCAGAAATGGAGCCACAACGATTTGCCTGACATGGCAGAGATTGGTGACAAGCCACTGGAGAAGACCGAGATAGGCAAGATGCCGGAAGTAAGTGCCGCCAAGAAGATAGCCGGCATCATCTCCTGGTTCATCATTCCACTGGTACTCCTCACCATTGCCGACCGGCTCTGGGCTTGGGGCGCCTGGATCAGAAAGAAAGAGAATTCGAACAGAATATTATCAACTTTTAAAAAGAAAAGAAAAATGAGAAAGAAAATTGTAGCAGGTAACTGGAAAATGAACATGAACCTGCAGGACGGTGTTGCTCTCGCCAAGGAGATCAACGAGGCATTGGTAGCAGACAAACCAAACTGCGACGTAGTAATCTGTACTCCATTCATCCACTTGGCTTCAGTAGCTCAGGTTTTGGATTCAGAGATTGTAGGTCTTGGTGCAGAGAACTGCGCAGACAAGGCTAAGGGTGCTTTCACTGGTGAGGTTTCAGCAGAGATGGTAAAGAGCACAGGTGCTCAGTATGTTATCCTCGGCCACTCAGAGCGTCGTCAGTACTATGGCGAGACAGCAGAGATCTTGAAGGAGAAGGTAGAGTTGGCTTTGGCTAACGGTTTGAAGGTTATCTTCTGCTGCGGTGAGACTCTCGAGGAGCGTGAGGCTGAGAAGCAGAACGAGGTAGTAAAGGCTGAGTTGGAAGGTTCAGTATTCCACTTGAGCGCTGACGCTTGGAAGAACATCATCCTTGCTTACGAGCCAATCTGGGCTATCGGTACAGGTAAGACTGCTACTTCTGACCAGGCTGAAGAGATGTTGGCATACATCCGCTCTATCGTAGCAGAGAAGTATGGCAACGAGGCTGCTGAGGAGACTTCAATCCTCTACGGTGGTAGCTGCAAGGCTAGCAACGCTCCTGAGCTCTTCGCTAAGCCAAACATCGACGGTGGTTTGATCGGTGGTGCTTCTTTGAAGGCTGCTGACTTCAAGGGTATCATCGACGCTTGGAAGAAGTAA
- a CDS encoding DUF1599 domain-containing protein, which translates to MADLLKTEQQFKDVMSECRTLFEKKLHDYGASWRILRPSSLTDQLYIKAKRIRSLEIKKESLVGEGIRPEFIALINYGIIGLIQLEKPFVDEVDMTPEEAMKLYDLHAKEALELMLKKNHDYDEAWRSMRVSSYTDFILTKIQRVKEIEDIAGATLVSEGIDANYMDIINYAVFGAIKMSEK; encoded by the coding sequence ATGGCAGATTTATTGAAAACAGAACAGCAGTTTAAGGATGTCATGAGTGAATGCAGGACATTATTTGAGAAGAAGCTTCATGATTATGGAGCCTCTTGGAGAATCTTGCGCCCTTCTTCTCTGACAGACCAGCTCTATATCAAGGCGAAGCGCATCCGCTCGCTCGAAATCAAGAAAGAATCTCTGGTTGGCGAAGGTATCCGTCCGGAGTTCATTGCCCTTATCAATTATGGTATCATAGGACTCATCCAGCTAGAAAAGCCTTTCGTGGATGAGGTGGATATGACACCCGAAGAGGCTATGAAACTATACGACCTCCATGCAAAGGAGGCACTGGAACTGATGCTCAAGAAGAACCATGACTATGATGAAGCATGGCGCTCGATGAGAGTCAGCAGTTATACAGACTTCATCCTGACCAAGATTCAGCGCGTAAAGGAAATTGAAGACATCGCAGGCGCTACCCTCGTTTCTGAAGGTATTGATGCCAACTATATGGACATCATCAACTATGCCGTCTTCGGTGCCATCAAAATGAGCGAGAAGTAA
- a CDS encoding CCA tRNA nucleotidyltransferase encodes MRNLTNAELAQILDKDIFHKISEAADGLSVECYVVGGYVRDLFLERPSNDIDVVVVGSGIEVASALKKMLGRKAHLSVFRNFGTAQVKYQDTEVEFVGARKESYHRDSRKPIVEDGTLEDDQNRRDFTINAMAICLNKDRFGELVDPFDGVYDMEDGIIATPLDPDITFSDDPLRMMRCVRFATQLNFQIEEETYDALSRNAERLKIISAERICDEMNKIMLSKHPSSGFYYLKDTGLLDLILPELVAMDKVETRNGRAHKNNYDHTMEVLENVCKHSDNLWLRWAALFHDIGKPKSKRWDNNIGWTFHSHNIIGAKMISGIFRRMKLPMDAKMKYVQKLVELHMRPIVIADEEVTDSAVRRLLNDAGDDINDLMTLCEADITSKNQVRKQRFLDNFKMVREKLVDLQERDYKRLLQPCIDGNEIMEIFHLTPCREVGTLKQYLKDAVLDNKVANEREPLMELLMKKAQEMGLVNAENSK; translated from the coding sequence ATGAGAAATTTGACCAATGCCGAACTGGCACAGATACTGGATAAGGATATATTTCATAAGATTTCAGAGGCAGCAGATGGGCTGTCTGTGGAGTGTTATGTAGTAGGTGGATATGTGCGTGACCTCTTCCTGGAGCGACCTTCCAATGATATTGATGTCGTTGTGGTTGGTAGCGGTATAGAGGTAGCTTCTGCCTTGAAGAAGATGCTCGGGAGAAAGGCGCATCTCTCTGTGTTCCGTAATTTCGGAACAGCACAAGTGAAATATCAGGATACAGAAGTGGAGTTTGTTGGCGCCCGTAAGGAGAGCTATCATCGCGATTCCAGAAAGCCTATTGTGGAAGATGGAACGCTGGAGGATGACCAGAATCGCCGCGACTTTACCATCAATGCGATGGCTATCTGCCTGAACAAAGACCGTTTTGGAGAACTCGTAGATCCTTTTGATGGTGTCTACGATATGGAAGATGGCATTATTGCCACTCCGCTCGACCCGGATATCACTTTTTCTGATGACCCGCTGCGTATGATGCGTTGCGTGCGTTTTGCTACCCAACTCAATTTCCAGATAGAGGAGGAGACCTATGATGCGCTCTCCCGTAATGCCGAGCGCCTGAAGATTATCAGTGCTGAGCGAATCTGCGACGAGATGAACAAGATTATGCTCTCCAAGCACCCAAGCAGCGGTTTCTATTACCTGAAAGATACAGGTCTGCTCGATCTCATTCTGCCAGAACTGGTTGCGATGGACAAGGTGGAAACCCGTAACGGTAGGGCACATAAGAATAATTACGACCATACGATGGAGGTGCTCGAGAATGTGTGTAAGCATTCAGATAACCTCTGGCTCCGCTGGGCTGCTCTCTTCCACGACATCGGTAAACCGAAGAGCAAGCGCTGGGACAACAATATCGGCTGGACATTTCACAGTCATAATATAATAGGTGCAAAGATGATTTCGGGTATCTTCCGCCGTATGAAACTTCCGATGGATGCGAAGATGAAGTATGTGCAGAAACTGGTAGAACTCCACATGCGTCCGATTGTGATTGCTGATGAGGAGGTTACCGACAGTGCCGTTCGCCGCCTGCTGAATGATGCCGGCGATGACATCAACGACCTGATGACGCTCTGCGAGGCTGATATCACCAGCAAGAACCAGGTGCGCAAGCAGCGCTTTCTGGATAATTTCAAGATGGTGCGCGAGAAACTGGTTGATTTGCAGGAACGTGATTACAAGCGACTTCTCCAGCCATGCATCGATGGTAATGAGATTATGGAGATATTCCATCTTACACCTTGCCGTGAGGTAGGCACCCTGAAGCAGTATCTCAAGGATGCTGTATTGGACAATAAGGTGGCTAATGAGCGTGAACCGTTGATGGAGCTTCTGATGAAGAAGGCTCAGGAGATGGGATTGGTAAATGCAGAAAACTCAAAATAG
- a CDS encoding efflux RND transporter periplasmic adaptor subunit — MKIKSVLFVAAVCVLAALTSCGGSKKGGLPDFSDDEFAVATIGTSSAALQTTYPATIKGIQDVEVRPKVSGFITKVFVHEGQTVSAGQALFSIDSETYQAAVRSAAAAVNTAKAQANTAKLTYQNNKKLYDSKIIGEFELSTAANSYATAKAQVAQAEAALASAREQLAWCTVTSPSAGVVGSLPFKVGALVSASGQALTTVSNISTMEVFFSLSESQILSMSKTNGSVQAAIAAFPAVKLQLADGSIYNHPGKVVKMSGVIDATSGSISLIAHFANPEKLLKSGGAGSIVVPNDHNSAIVIPQEACSQVQDKIFVYIVTKDNKVKYSEIKVNPQDDGKNYIVTAGLHVGDRIVLKGITKLTDGQQIKPITLERYNQKIAEAAKLAESQDNAHAFATAMGGKK; from the coding sequence ATGAAAATTAAAAGCGTTTTGTTTGTTGCAGCAGTTTGTGTTCTTGCTGCGTTGACATCATGTGGTGGAAGTAAGAAGGGCGGTCTGCCTGACTTCAGCGACGATGAGTTCGCTGTGGCTACTATCGGTACTTCCAGCGCCGCATTGCAGACTACCTATCCTGCTACCATCAAGGGTATTCAGGATGTAGAGGTACGTCCTAAGGTTTCTGGTTTTATCACTAAGGTTTTTGTACACGAGGGACAAACTGTATCAGCAGGTCAGGCTTTGTTCTCTATTGATAGCGAGACCTATCAGGCTGCTGTCCGTTCTGCAGCTGCCGCTGTAAATACAGCTAAGGCACAGGCTAATACAGCCAAGTTGACCTATCAGAACAATAAAAAATTGTATGATAGCAAGATTATCGGTGAATTTGAACTCTCTACAGCAGCTAACAGCTATGCAACAGCTAAGGCTCAGGTAGCTCAGGCAGAGGCAGCATTGGCTTCAGCCCGCGAGCAGTTGGCTTGGTGTACCGTTACCAGCCCTTCTGCTGGTGTAGTAGGTAGCCTTCCTTTCAAGGTTGGTGCTTTGGTCAGCGCTTCTGGTCAGGCTTTGACTACTGTTTCCAATATCAGCACCATGGAGGTATTCTTCTCACTCTCTGAGTCTCAGATTTTGAGCATGTCTAAGACCAATGGTAGCGTTCAGGCTGCTATCGCAGCGTTCCCAGCTGTTAAGTTGCAGTTGGCAGACGGTTCTATCTATAATCACCCAGGTAAGGTGGTTAAGATGAGTGGTGTCATCGATGCTACTTCCGGTTCTATCTCTCTCATCGCTCACTTCGCTAACCCAGAGAAGTTGCTGAAGAGTGGTGGTGCAGGTTCTATCGTCGTTCCTAACGATCATAACAGCGCTATCGTTATCCCTCAGGAGGCTTGCTCTCAGGTTCAGGATAAGATCTTCGTTTATATCGTAACCAAGGATAACAAGGTGAAGTATTCTGAGATCAAGGTCAATCCACAGGATGATGGCAAGAACTATATCGTAACTGCAGGTCTTCATGTAGGCGATCGTATTGTTTTGAAGGGTATTACCAAGTTGACCGATGGTCAGCAGATCAAGCCTATCACTCTGGAGCGCTACAATCAGAAGATTGCTGAGGCTGCCAAGTTGGCTGAGTCTCAGGATAACGCTCATGCCTTCGCTACTGCTATGGGCGGAAAGAAGTAA
- a CDS encoding efflux RND transporter permease subunit, protein MSFTNFIKRPVLSTVVSIFFVLLGIIGLVSLPIEQYPNIAPPTITVTATYTGADAQTVLNSVVAPLEENINGVENMTYMTSSASNSGFAQITVYFKQGSDPDMAAVNVQNRVSQAQSLLPAEVTRVGVTVTKRQSSNVIMFALTTDDGRYDDQFVTNYALINVIPQLKRISGVGDVQSPSTRNYSMRIWLKPEKMKEFGLVPSDVSQALAEQNIEAAPGSFGESSDMQYEYTLRYKGRLKTPMEYENILIKSNTSGQTLRLGEIAKVELGGLQYNVNLLNDGQPAVLGMVQQIAGSNATQIASDVKKTLDELEKSYPPGLKNVILMDVTEFLFASIEEVIFTLIITLVLVFIVVYIFLQDFRSTLIPMIAVPVALVGTFLFLWIFGFSINLLTLSALLLAIAIVVDDAIVVVEAVHAKLDQGYKSALTASIDAMNEISSAIISITLVMSAVFVPVSFIGGTSGYFYREFGVTMAVSIVISAINALTLSPALCAVLLKPHEEGHEKKMSFVDRFHAGFNYQFDKITNKYKGGVKWVINHGVIAGSLVAVSIVGLVALMGTTKTGLVPDEDTGTIFACISTAPGTSQERTAEVVKQVDKMLASNPAIATRNAIMGYSFIGGAGSNQGTIIVKLKPFEERPGGFFHRIKEACTGGGIEALFVNPMEYTSVLGMIYKQTATIKDAQVLAFAPPMISGFSMQNGITMTMQDKTGGDLNKFFDNVKKFLAELNKRPEIQTAQTQYNPNYPQYMVDVDVAKTKQAGISPSSVLAVMQGYLGGLYASNFNAYGKLYRVMIQAGPESRMRPDDLSKIYVRCADGTMSPVSEFVNLKKIYGPANITRFNLFTSMDVSVTPNSGYSTGDGMKAIAEVAKETLPEGYGYEYSGLTRSEAESSNSTGLIFALCIVFVYLILSAQYESYILPLSVVLSIPFGLAGAFIFTNLFGHSNDIYMQISLIMLIGLLAKNAILIVQFALERRRTGMAIKYSAILGAGARLRPILMTSLAMVIGLLPLMFASGVGKNGNQTLGAAAVGGMLIGTICQIFVVPALFAVFQWLQEKLTPMKFEDEMNEEVAAELEQYANAAHEMKGIEKK, encoded by the coding sequence ATGTCATTTACAAACTTTATAAAGCGCCCGGTACTTTCGACGGTGGTTTCCATCTTCTTCGTCTTGCTGGGTATTATCGGCTTGGTATCGCTGCCTATCGAGCAGTATCCGAATATCGCGCCGCCTACCATCACGGTAACTGCTACCTATACGGGTGCAGATGCCCAGACGGTGTTGAACTCTGTCGTTGCTCCGCTGGAGGAGAATATCAACGGTGTGGAGAACATGACTTATATGACCTCTTCTGCGTCTAACTCTGGTTTTGCTCAGATTACCGTTTACTTCAAGCAGGGTTCCGACCCAGATATGGCTGCGGTCAACGTACAGAACCGTGTGTCTCAGGCGCAGTCTCTGCTGCCTGCCGAGGTTACCAGGGTGGGTGTCACTGTAACCAAGCGTCAGAGTTCCAACGTTATCATGTTCGCTCTGACTACAGACGATGGCCGTTACGACGACCAGTTTGTTACCAACTATGCCCTGATTAACGTCATTCCTCAGTTGAAGCGTATCAGTGGTGTGGGTGATGTGCAGAGCCCTTCTACCCGTAACTACTCTATGCGTATCTGGTTGAAGCCAGAGAAGATGAAGGAGTTCGGACTGGTTCCTTCTGATGTTTCTCAGGCTTTGGCAGAGCAGAATATCGAGGCTGCCCCTGGTAGCTTTGGTGAGAGCTCTGATATGCAGTATGAATATACCTTGCGTTACAAGGGGCGTTTGAAGACTCCAATGGAGTATGAGAACATCCTTATCAAGAGCAATACTTCCGGTCAGACGCTCCGTTTGGGCGAAATTGCCAAGGTTGAGTTGGGTGGTTTGCAGTATAATGTAAACCTGCTCAATGATGGTCAGCCTGCCGTGCTGGGTATGGTTCAGCAGATTGCCGGATCCAACGCTACCCAGATTGCAAGCGACGTAAAGAAGACGTTGGATGAACTGGAGAAGAGTTATCCTCCTGGGTTGAAGAATGTCATCCTGATGGATGTTACCGAATTCTTGTTCGCATCTATCGAGGAGGTTATCTTCACCTTGATCATTACCCTGGTACTGGTGTTCATCGTAGTGTATATCTTCTTGCAGGACTTCCGTTCTACGCTGATTCCTATGATTGCCGTACCTGTGGCTCTGGTCGGTACGTTCCTCTTCCTTTGGATCTTCGGATTCTCCATCAACCTGCTTACGCTGTCAGCCCTGCTGCTGGCTATTGCGATTGTGGTCGATGATGCCATTGTGGTGGTCGAGGCGGTTCACGCCAAGCTCGACCAGGGTTACAAGAGTGCCCTTACTGCATCTATCGATGCGATGAACGAAATTTCAAGCGCCATCATCTCTATAACATTGGTGATGTCTGCCGTGTTCGTTCCTGTATCATTCATCGGTGGTACTTCCGGTTACTTCTACCGTGAGTTCGGTGTAACCATGGCGGTATCTATCGTTATTTCGGCTATCAACGCGTTGACTTTGTCTCCTGCGCTCTGTGCCGTATTGCTGAAGCCACACGAGGAGGGTCACGAGAAGAAGATGTCTTTCGTAGACCGTTTCCACGCTGGATTCAACTATCAGTTTGATAAGATTACCAATAAGTATAAGGGTGGTGTCAAGTGGGTTATCAATCATGGCGTCATCGCTGGTAGCCTCGTGGCTGTCAGCATCGTAGGTCTGGTTGCCCTGATGGGTACTACCAAGACGGGTCTGGTGCCTGATGAGGATACCGGTACTATCTTCGCTTGTATCTCTACAGCTCCTGGTACTTCTCAGGAACGCACAGCCGAGGTCGTTAAGCAGGTAGATAAGATGCTGGCTAGCAACCCAGCCATCGCAACCCGTAATGCCATCATGGGTTATAGCTTTATCGGTGGTGCCGGTTCTAACCAGGGTACCATCATCGTGAAGCTGAAGCCATTCGAGGAGCGTCCGGGTGGATTCTTCCACCGTATCAAGGAGGCTTGTACAGGTGGCGGTATCGAGGCGCTGTTTGTCAACCCAATGGAATATACTTCTGTATTGGGTATGATCTACAAGCAGACTGCTACGATCAAGGATGCACAGGTTCTTGCCTTTGCTCCACCTATGATTTCCGGTTTCTCTATGCAGAATGGTATCACCATGACCATGCAGGATAAGACTGGTGGCGACTTGAACAAGTTCTTTGATAATGTGAAGAAGTTCCTGGCTGAGTTGAACAAGCGCCCTGAGATTCAGACCGCTCAGACTCAGTATAACCCTAACTATCCTCAGTATATGGTGGATGTAGATGTTGCCAAGACCAAGCAGGCAGGTATCTCTCCATCTTCTGTATTGGCTGTGATGCAGGGTTATCTCGGTGGTCTCTACGCATCTAACTTCAATGCTTATGGTAAGCTCTACCGTGTGATGATTCAGGCTGGTCCTGAGAGTCGTATGCGTCCAGACGATCTGAGCAAGATTTATGTGCGTTGTGCTGATGGCACCATGTCTCCTGTAAGCGAGTTCGTGAACTTGAAGAAGATTTATGGTCCTGCTAACATCACCCGATTCAACCTGTTTACCTCTATGGATGTATCTGTAACTCCTAACAGTGGTTACTCTACCGGTGACGGTATGAAGGCGATTGCTGAGGTTGCCAAGGAGACATTGCCAGAGGGTTACGGCTATGAGTACTCTGGCTTGACCCGTTCTGAGGCTGAATCCAGCAACTCTACAGGTTTGATCTTTGCACTCTGTATCGTATTCGTTTACCTGATCTTGAGTGCCCAGTACGAGAGTTACATCTTGCCATTGTCTGTAGTGCTGTCTATCCCATTCGGTTTGGCAGGTGCGTTCATCTTCACCAACCTCTTCGGTCACTCTAACGATATCTACATGCAGATTTCGTTGATTATGTTGATTGGTCTGTTGGCTAAGAACGCCATCCTTATCGTACAGTTTGCCCTCGAGCGTCGTCGTACGGGTATGGCTATCAAGTACTCAGCTATCCTGGGTGCCGGTGCCCGTCTCCGTCCTATCCTGATGACCTCTCTGGCGATGGTTATCGGTCTGTTGCCTCTGATGTTCGCATCAGGTGTAGGTAAGAATGGTAACCAGACCTTGGGTGCTGCCGCCGTAGGTGGTATGTTGATCGGTACTATCTGTCAGATCTTCGTGGTTCCTGCTCTCTTTGCAGTCTTCCAGTGGTTGCAGGAGAAGTTGACCCCAATGAAGTTCGAGGACGAGATGAACGAGGAGGTAGCTGCCGAATTGGAGCAGTATGCCAACGCCGCTCACGAAATGAAGGGTATCGAGAAGAAGTAA
- a CDS encoding efflux transporter outer membrane subunit — MKKNLNIIILGLAALSLSSCKTLYGKYERPEVKTSGIVRDVASDTDTLAVKDTTTFANIPWRSVFTDPQLQSIIEKGLNNNVNLLNAALNVKIAEEQLKCAKLAFVPSLAFTPQGTIASWDGQAATKTYTMPVTASWMVDLFGNLLSQKRSAQMALLQLQDYQVSVKTNLIANIANMYYTLLMLDKQVELVNNMEGLTKDTWETMQKMHDLRLGYRTPAIQSAESNYYSVLTQKTDLLRQIRETENSLSLLIGDQAHSIARGKLDNQSLPSNFSTGVGIQLLNNRADVHAAEMNLAQCFYGVETARSKFYPSITISGTGAFTNSGGMGIVNPGKWLLSAVGSLTQPIFQNGRIIAGLKVAKMQYEQAYNTWQNTVLKAGSEVSNALVLYNYSDEKSKIEQKRIEVLEKNVESTKELMGIAGSSYLEIIQAQSSLLNVQLSKVADDFYKMQAVVNLYYALGGGAK, encoded by the coding sequence ATGAAAAAGAATTTAAATATCATCATATTGGGTCTCGCAGCGCTCTCCCTGAGCAGCTGCAAGACACTCTACGGAAAGTATGAGCGTCCGGAGGTGAAGACCAGCGGTATCGTTCGCGATGTAGCTTCTGATACAGATACATTGGCTGTAAAGGATACTACTACCTTCGCCAATATCCCTTGGCGCAGTGTCTTTACCGATCCTCAGCTCCAGTCAATCATTGAGAAGGGATTGAACAACAATGTCAACCTCCTCAATGCGGCTTTGAACGTGAAGATAGCAGAAGAGCAGCTGAAGTGTGCCAAGTTGGCATTCGTGCCTTCTCTGGCTTTCACTCCTCAGGGAACCATCGCTTCCTGGGATGGTCAGGCTGCCACCAAGACTTACACGATGCCTGTTACAGCCAGCTGGATGGTAGACCTTTTCGGCAACCTGCTCTCTCAGAAGCGCAGTGCCCAGATGGCGCTGCTCCAGTTGCAGGATTATCAGGTATCTGTCAAGACCAACCTCATCGCCAACATCGCCAACATGTATTATACTCTGTTGATGCTCGACAAGCAGGTGGAGTTGGTTAACAATATGGAAGGATTGACCAAGGATACTTGGGAGACTATGCAGAAGATGCACGATCTCAGATTGGGTTACCGTACACCAGCCATCCAGTCAGCTGAGTCTAACTACTATTCTGTGTTGACCCAGAAGACCGATCTGTTGCGCCAGATTCGTGAGACAGAGAACTCTCTGAGTCTGCTCATCGGCGACCAGGCACATAGCATCGCCCGTGGCAAGTTGGATAACCAGAGTCTTCCATCTAATTTCTCAACCGGTGTAGGCATCCAGTTGCTCAACAACCGTGCTGATGTCCACGCAGCCGAGATGAATCTTGCCCAGTGCTTCTATGGTGTAGAGACCGCCCGCAGCAAGTTCTATCCATCTATCACAATTTCCGGTACAGGTGCCTTCACCAATTCAGGTGGTATGGGCATCGTGAACCCAGGTAAGTGGTTGCTCTCAGCTGTAGGTTCTCTTACCCAGCCAATTTTCCAGAACGGCCGTATCATTGCCGGTTTAAAGGTGGCTAAGATGCAGTATGAGCAGGCTTACAACACCTGGCAGAATACCGTGCTGAAGGCTGGTAGCGAGGTGAGCAATGCGCTTGTTCTCTACAACTACTCTGATGAGAAGAGCAAGATAGAGCAGAAGCGAATAGAAGTACTCGAGAAGAATGTAGAATCTACCAAGGAATTGATGGGTATTGCAGGCAGCTCTTACCTTGAAATCATCCAGGCACAGTCTTCACTCCTCAACGTACAGCTTTCTAAGGTAGCTGATGACTTCTACAAGATGCAGGCAGTAGTAAATCTCTACTATGCATTGGGTGGAGGAGCTAAGTAG
- the lpxA gene encoding acyl-ACP--UDP-N-acetylglucosamine O-acyltransferase → MASIISPKAEVSPKAKIGDNCKIYPFAYIEDDVVIGDNCTIYPFVSIMNGTRMGNNNKVFQAAVIAALPQDFHFTGEESEVVIGDNNTIRENVVINRGTHKGGKTVLGNNNFLMEGAHVSHDTVIGNGCVFGYGTKIAGDCVIGNGVIYSTSVVENAKTRVGDLAMIQAGTAFSKDIPPYIIAGGKPVKYAGPNTIIMEAAELTEKVRKHIANAYRLVFHGQTSLFDAINQIKDQVPDGPEIQNIIQFLESSKKGVITKM, encoded by the coding sequence ATGGCTAGTATAATAAGTCCAAAGGCAGAGGTTTCTCCAAAGGCTAAGATTGGAGACAACTGCAAGATATATCCATTCGCCTATATTGAGGACGATGTGGTCATCGGCGACAACTGTACCATCTATCCATTCGTGAGCATTATGAACGGTACTCGCATGGGTAATAATAATAAGGTGTTCCAGGCAGCCGTTATCGCTGCGCTCCCACAGGACTTCCACTTTACAGGTGAGGAGAGTGAGGTAGTCATCGGCGATAACAATACCATCCGTGAGAACGTGGTTATCAACCGTGGTACCCATAAGGGCGGCAAGACCGTTCTGGGCAACAACAACTTCCTGATGGAAGGTGCCCATGTCTCTCACGATACCGTAATCGGCAACGGTTGCGTATTCGGTTATGGTACCAAGATTGCGGGCGACTGTGTGATTGGTAACGGTGTCATCTACTCAACATCTGTAGTAGAGAACGCCAAGACTAGAGTAGGCGACTTGGCGATGATTCAGGCAGGTACTGCCTTCTCTAAGGATATTCCTCCTTATATCATTGCCGGTGGAAAGCCTGTGAAGTATGCAGGTCCTAACACCATCATCATGGAAGCAGCTGAGCTTACCGAGAAGGTTCGCAAGCATATTGCTAATGCCTACCGACTGGTATTCCATGGTCAGACATCCCTCTTCGATGCCATTAACCAGATCAAGGATCAGGTGCCAGATGGACCGGAGATTCAGAACATCATCCAGTTCCTGGAGAGTTCAAAGAAGGGTGTCATCACTAAGATGTAA